In the genome of Zobellia nedashkovskayae, the window TTTCTTCAGTCAGACACAATCCGGCACCACCATTGGCCATTAATAAAATATCTTCGTTAATTGCTACGGCGTTGGTAACAATGTCTTGACTATCCGTTCCTTCTGGGTTTAAAAGAATAGAGATATATTCTACTAAGTCACCACTGGTCAAATTATAAACACCAGCACCTTTAGAACCTTCTGAAACATATATTTTTTCAGTAGAAAAATCAATTGTTCTTTTACTGTTATCACCAAAATCTGAACTGATGGCTATTTCTTTACTTACTGCAAAGTTTTCATCCATAATGCTAACACCTTGGCTTGCATCTAATACAGCAATAGTCCCATTATTATAGGCTACAGAACGCAAATCAGAAAAAGAAACATCATTTTGAACAGAAAGGTCTGTACTCTTATAAGAGGTTAATAAACCATCTTTACCACTGGTTACCATAATTCCGTTTGGCGTTACTTTTACATCGTTTGCTGTAAAACCTTCTTGGAAACCGTAAATCAACTCACCACTTACATCTAATGTACCGTTGGAAGCCGGAATCTTAACCACAAAAGAGTTGGCAGTTGCCCTAACAGACGTTTCTGCATCTACGCCACCAACAGCATATACATATCCATTATCATAAGCAATAGCGTTAATATCTGCGTTGGAATAATATAATCTAGAGGTAACTTGAGGATTATTAGGGTCACTAACATCTATAATATCTACGCCACCTGCATAACCATCTTCTACGGTGTTGTAAGAAACATAAGCGTAATCCCCATCTACATCTACATGAGAAGCGGTAAGATTTTCACCTCCGCTAAAAGATGGTGGGTCTACGCGCGCAATTAATGTTAACGGATAATCACCGGCCATTTCCTCACCCGTTTTTGAAGTTTTTCCGGAAGTTCCGTCCGTAAGGTTAATTACTAATACCCCTGCATCATCAAAAAGAATACTATTATCTAATACAGATTTTTGGGCTTCAATTGAAATATTATCTTCGGTGTCACTGAAAACCGTGGTCTCATCGCTACAAGAAGTAGCAAATACAACAGCCGCAAATGCGGCAAGGGAAAGTCTTTTCATTATAAGTAGGTTTATGAGCTATTAGATTTGGGCTCTAACAGAACGTAAAACTACTCTTAACGGTATGTGTGTCGTATTTTTTTTCGACGAAATACACACTTATGCTACTTTTTTTGCCTTTTTATAGCTTTTGGAGGTGTTAACTAGGCAATTTATTAAGGATTACCGATGAACGGCAACCTATATTTTGCCCATTTTAGCCATTATCAATAGAATAATGATAGGCAAGGCCAACAATCCTACCATCAGAGGCTCATTTACCAGGAGTTGCGGCATGAATAGTAGTGTGCTTACATAACCACCAATGGCACCACCAAAATGAGCGGTGTGACCAATATTTCCTAGTCGGCTTTTCATTCCATAAATCGAGTACAGTAAATACCCTATACCAAAAACGTACGCCGGAATTGGTAATGGTATGAACATAATACCCAACTGCATATTGGGTTGTAAAAGAATTGCGGCATAAAGTACGCCTGTTACCGCACCACTTGCCCCTACTGCACTATAATTAGGTTCATTTTTATGGAAAAACATGGCAAGAAGACTACCTGCTAATAAACTAATGAAATAGATCGCTATAAATTTTCCTGAGCTAAACCAGTTTACCACTACCGGTGCAAAAAAGTAAAGGGTGAACATATTAAAGAAAAGATGCGAAATATCTACATGTAAAAAGCCAGAAGTAAGCATACGGTCTTTCTGACCGGCTTGAATCTGACCTATGCCAAATTTATAGCGTTCAAAGAAAGCGGTATCGTTAAAACCTTTTAGAGAGACTAATACATTGGCAGCGATTACCACTATGGTGGCAATATCTAGGTTGTTCATACGTAGCAGTTAATTTCGGTTCAAATATAGTTATATTTGCCTACTTAAAAGGT includes:
- a CDS encoding LVIVD repeat-containing protein, with the protein product MKRLSLAAFAAVVFATSCSDETTVFSDTEDNISIEAQKSVLDNSILFDDAGVLVINLTDGTSGKTSKTGEEMAGDYPLTLIARVDPPSFSGGENLTASHVDVDGDYAYVSYNTVEDGYAGGVDIIDVSDPNNPQVTSRLYYSNADINAIAYDNGYVYAVGGVDAETSVRATANSFVVKIPASNGTLDVSGELIYGFQEGFTANDVKVTPNGIMVTSGKDGLLTSYKSTDLSVQNDVSFSDLRSVAYNNGTIAVLDASQGVSIMDENFAVSKEIAISSDFGDNSKRTIDFSTEKIYVSEGSKGAGVYNLTSGDLVEYISILLNPEGTDSQDIVTNAVAINEDILLMANGGAGLCLTEEKDGQTNIVGVVDLDGSINFVASKGDYIFAASGKAGLQIVKLNRPEESLEARCADLLSYSGSANLSVNQGETKEFKGSKYFNSVNVNGSLLLCGTWSVNNSSYINSDGLFEMNGSLSIGRNNKRKNITVNKDATLKIEGSLTVYGDIILNDGATLEFIGDASEANVFGSVKKLGTAQVVGEFKDVRNKF
- a CDS encoding rhomboid family intramembrane serine protease encodes the protein MNNLDIATIVVIAANVLVSLKGFNDTAFFERYKFGIGQIQAGQKDRMLTSGFLHVDISHLFFNMFTLYFFAPVVVNWFSSGKFIAIYFISLLAGSLLAMFFHKNEPNYSAVGASGAVTGVLYAAILLQPNMQLGIMFIPLPIPAYVFGIGYLLYSIYGMKSRLGNIGHTAHFGGAIGGYVSTLLFMPQLLVNEPLMVGLLALPIIILLIMAKMGKI